One window of the Marinilactibacillus sp. Marseille-P9653 genome contains the following:
- a CDS encoding amidohydrolase, producing MKLYTNGKIYVEREQFATAMLVDEDYIKVVGNHELVEAYQHQSEVIDLKGKTVVPGMNDSHLHFLMTAEYLDMLKITDVTSMKALIERSKEYIEDKGLTEKDFLYTEGWNQNYFTDIQKIPDRTDLDKISTTVPIAMVRVDRHIMSLNSKAIERLKLTKDSVSQNGGEVQKDAQGEPTGVLTEGAMDLVRPFLPEASVETRKLQLKKAMKLANSLGLTSMHTNDAKDETIEETLSLYRELEEEQALTVRFYQQIWFNDATYIQPFFDKGYMFGQGSFYNKIGPIKYFSDGTLGARTAAMRESYSDDPENLGIETKSQKQLNEEVKIAVDHGFQVIIHGIGDKGVERILDAYDEALKGKPNDLRLGVNHMQITGRDLVDRVIDRGYLTYVQPIFLNDDIPIVLSRIGKERAETSYAFGTLARAGVHQSFSSDAPIVSFDPWENIYSAVTRKRLDGTPEEGFLPEEAVDIYTAIDAYTYESAYASFEEGIKGRIKPGQLADFIVIDQDIFTCDPMKIKDTQVLATIVGGKEVYKKENSNEENRS from the coding sequence TTGAAATTATATACAAACGGTAAAATTTATGTCGAAAGAGAACAATTCGCGACAGCGATGCTAGTTGATGAGGATTACATAAAAGTAGTTGGGAATCACGAATTAGTGGAAGCCTATCAACATCAGTCCGAAGTGATTGATTTAAAGGGGAAGACAGTTGTTCCAGGTATGAACGATTCCCATCTGCATTTTTTGATGACGGCTGAATACCTTGATATGTTGAAAATTACGGATGTCACTTCTATGAAGGCATTAATCGAGCGTTCAAAAGAATATATAGAAGATAAAGGACTAACAGAAAAAGACTTTCTATATACAGAAGGATGGAATCAGAATTACTTTACAGATATACAAAAAATTCCGGACAGAACCGATTTGGATAAAATTTCTACAACGGTTCCAATCGCAATGGTTCGAGTAGATCGCCATATTATGAGTTTAAATTCCAAGGCCATTGAAAGATTGAAACTGACAAAAGACTCTGTTTCTCAAAATGGTGGAGAAGTTCAAAAAGATGCTCAAGGTGAACCTACCGGGGTATTAACAGAAGGTGCAATGGATTTGGTGCGTCCTTTCTTGCCTGAAGCAAGTGTGGAGACTAGAAAGCTACAGCTGAAAAAAGCAATGAAACTAGCAAACAGCTTAGGGTTAACATCTATGCATACCAACGACGCTAAAGATGAAACGATTGAAGAAACCCTCTCACTCTACCGAGAGCTTGAAGAGGAACAAGCCTTGACCGTACGCTTCTATCAACAAATCTGGTTCAATGATGCTACGTATATTCAGCCATTTTTTGATAAAGGCTATATGTTCGGCCAAGGTAGTTTCTATAACAAGATCGGACCAATCAAATACTTTTCAGATGGTACATTAGGTGCTAGAACGGCTGCTATGCGAGAATCTTACTCGGACGATCCGGAAAATCTAGGGATTGAAACAAAATCTCAAAAGCAATTAAATGAAGAAGTGAAGATCGCTGTTGATCACGGTTTCCAAGTCATTATTCATGGGATTGGGGATAAAGGTGTGGAAAGAATATTAGATGCCTATGACGAAGCACTAAAAGGAAAGCCCAATGATCTCAGATTAGGCGTCAATCATATGCAAATAACAGGTCGTGACCTTGTAGATCGTGTGATTGATAGAGGATATTTGACCTATGTACAACCCATATTTTTAAATGACGATATTCCGATTGTGCTTTCTCGTATCGGTAAAGAGCGGGCGGAAACGTCTTATGCTTTTGGAACCTTAGCCAGAGCTGGTGTACACCAGTCCTTCAGTTCAGACGCACCGATTGTGTCCTTTGATCCTTGGGAAAATATTTATTCAGCCGTTACCAGAAAAAGGTTAGATGGTACGCCGGAAGAAGGCTTTTTGCCAGAAGAAGCCGTAGACATCTATACTGCTATCGACGCGTACACTTATGAGAGTGCTTATGCAAGTTTTGAAGAAGGAATTAAAGGTAGAATCAAACCTGGACAGTTAGCTGACTTCATCGTAATCGATCAAGATATCTTCACTTGTGATCCTATGAAGATCAAAGATACACAAGTACTTGCAACGATTGTTGGCGGCAAAGAAGTGTATAAGAAGGAGAACAGCAATGAAGAAAATAGAAGTTAA
- a CDS encoding ATP-binding cassette domain-containing protein, translating into MKQSILSLKKVGFQTSKQTILEEITFEVQEGEVITLTGPSGSGKSTILKLIGSLFTPTQGTISYKGEDLEKINPMNYRKEVSYFFQNAALFDRTVKDNLEFPFTIRDQEIDEEKIKAYLEKVELSDGYYDKPVTELSGGEKQRIALIRNLMFEPRVLLLDEITSSLDAKNRSIILRMLDDLNKKNQVTIIKVTHDEAEISNSSRVIKIRNGRMEDSNDE; encoded by the coding sequence ATGAAACAGTCAATTCTATCATTGAAAAAGGTTGGATTTCAAACGAGTAAACAAACCATACTTGAAGAGATCACGTTTGAAGTCCAGGAGGGCGAAGTTATTACACTGACAGGCCCTTCTGGAAGTGGGAAAAGTACGATATTGAAGTTGATTGGAAGTCTCTTCACACCTACTCAAGGAACCATTAGCTACAAAGGAGAGGATTTAGAGAAAATCAATCCTATGAATTACCGAAAAGAAGTTTCTTATTTCTTTCAAAATGCGGCTTTATTCGATCGGACAGTTAAAGATAACCTAGAATTTCCTTTCACCATACGCGATCAAGAAATCGATGAGGAAAAAATCAAAGCCTATTTAGAAAAGGTTGAGCTTTCAGATGGCTACTATGATAAACCGGTCACTGAGTTATCAGGAGGAGAAAAACAGCGGATTGCATTGATCCGTAACTTGATGTTTGAACCACGAGTCTTATTGCTAGACGAAATTACCAGTTCACTGGATGCAAAAAACCGGTCTATTATCTTACGTATGCTAGATGATCTGAACAAGAAAAATCAAGTGACGATAATTAAGGTAACCCATGATGAAGCAGAAATTTCCAACTCTAGTAGAGTGATTAAAATCAGAAATGGAAGAATGGAGGATTCTAATGACGAATAG
- a CDS encoding YitT family protein: MKKIEVKDTLKNLVLIVIGSFLYAISVNGFTVPNDLAEGGLTGFSLILFYLSDIEPSYTIFICNIFIIAIGYKFLDKKTLNYTIVANGIISVLLLVVSGPKWAFIPETTLLAPIGSGVFMGAGIGLIMLGHGTTAGSDILAKIMQKYIGINIPTSLLLIDIFIVVPSVFIIGVENVFLTLINLFIQTKMIDFVLEGLNPRKSFFIISEKYEEIARQIELQIGRGITILDGKGHFTGNKKQILYIIISRREVLTIKRIVESVDPNAFVTLSHVQEVTGEGFTYLSQEEQAERITEAEEQGLQ; encoded by the coding sequence ATGAAGAAAATAGAAGTTAAAGATACTTTGAAAAATCTGGTTCTGATTGTTATTGGATCATTTTTATACGCAATCAGTGTTAATGGCTTCACTGTACCCAATGATTTGGCAGAAGGTGGGCTGACTGGATTTTCACTGATCTTATTTTACTTATCGGATATCGAACCATCGTATACGATTTTTATCTGTAATATCTTTATCATTGCGATCGGATATAAATTCTTGGACAAGAAAACATTAAACTACACAATCGTAGCGAATGGAATTATTTCAGTTTTGCTATTAGTCGTTTCAGGTCCGAAATGGGCTTTTATTCCAGAAACGACACTGCTAGCTCCAATTGGTTCAGGGGTCTTTATGGGTGCTGGAATTGGGTTGATCATGCTGGGCCATGGGACGACTGCCGGAAGTGATATCCTTGCTAAAATTATGCAGAAATATATCGGTATCAATATTCCAACGTCGCTTTTGCTGATTGACATTTTCATTGTTGTACCAAGTGTATTCATTATCGGTGTCGAAAATGTTTTCCTTACCTTGATCAACTTATTTATTCAGACAAAAATGATCGATTTCGTATTAGAAGGATTAAATCCAAGAAAATCCTTTTTTATCATTTCGGAAAAATACGAAGAAATTGCGCGTCAGATTGAACTACAAATTGGTCGTGGGATTACAATACTTGACGGAAAAGGTCATTTCACTGGTAACAAAAAGCAGATTCTTTATATTATTATAAGCCGGAGAGAAGTGCTTACAATTAAAAGAATTGTAGAATCCGTCGATCCCAACGCATTTGTCACCTTATCCCACGTTCAAGAAGTTACAGGAGAAGGATTTACCTATCTATCCCAAGAAGAACAAGCAGAGAGAATCACAGAAGCAGAAGAACAAGGACTACAATAA
- the fetB gene encoding iron export ABC transporter permease subunit FetB has protein sequence MTNSLEISNTSLLFSTGLLLIAIFVDYKQKLGLGNEIFVAGLRAVIQLFLIGYVLSYIFNLDNILVTFAMVLFIVFNAAYNAHKRSEGIPNSLKISLLSLGTGTALTLGLLILTGTIEWVPSQIVPITGMIASNAMVAVGLTYRALNDKFKDQRQQVLEKLALGANEKQASMTIIRESVRTGMTPSIDSTKTVGLVSLPGMMSGLIFAGIEPTEAIRYQIVVMFMLIAVTSISSVIASFLAYKQFYNEQKQLIL, from the coding sequence ATGACGAATAGTCTTGAAATTAGCAATACATCACTTCTTTTTTCGACTGGACTTTTACTAATTGCGATTTTTGTTGATTACAAACAAAAGCTGGGACTAGGAAATGAGATCTTCGTCGCAGGACTTAGAGCAGTCATACAGCTTTTCCTCATTGGTTATGTACTGAGTTACATATTCAATTTGGATAATATCTTGGTTACTTTTGCCATGGTATTGTTTATCGTATTCAATGCTGCCTACAATGCGCATAAAAGAAGCGAAGGGATTCCAAATTCCTTGAAAATATCCTTATTATCACTAGGAACGGGGACTGCTCTGACTCTAGGATTACTGATTTTAACAGGAACCATTGAATGGGTGCCTTCACAAATTGTTCCTATCACTGGGATGATTGCAAGTAACGCGATGGTTGCAGTGGGTTTGACTTACCGAGCGCTGAATGACAAATTCAAAGATCAACGACAACAAGTTTTAGAAAAACTAGCGTTAGGCGCAAATGAAAAACAAGCCTCTATGACCATTATCAGAGAAAGTGTTCGAACTGGTATGACACCTTCTATAGATAGTACGAAAACGGTTGGACTCGTGAGTTTACCGGGAATGATGTCTGGTTTGATCTTTGCAGGAATCGAACCAACAGAAGCGATTCGCTACCAGATTGTCGTCATGTTCATGCTAATAGCTGTAACCAGTATTTCGAGTGTAATCGCCAGTTTTCTAGCATACAAGCAATTTTACAACGAACAAAAACAACTGATTTTGTAG